A single Pseudomonadota bacterium DNA region contains:
- the mnmA gene encoding tRNA 2-thiouridine(34) synthase MnmA, with product MNMHARSKEKVLVAMSGGVDSSVAAAVLIERGFDVVGMSMEMSGCSARDRMDAKEVCGRLSIPHFAVDVREDFRREVMAPFVAEYAAGRTPSPCALCNALIKFPALMREADRLGAPLVATGHYARVAERGGRFRLLRARDPKKDQSYFLFRAGQPALSRLLLPLGDMRKDGVRLMARELGFKIAGKRESQEVCFAPDGDYAAFVESWEGAPLAGPGEFVDASGRTLGVHRGIHRYTVGQRRGIGFGGGARRYVTAIDAAANRVVLGPDGALMRREIALSGVTWAAGAPASACTATVKIRSTHRGAAARIEPLPGGDLRVIFESPVRAAAAGQAAVIYDGDEVAGGGWIE from the coding sequence ATGAATATGCATGCACGATCGAAAGAAAAGGTCCTCGTCGCCATGAGCGGCGGGGTGGACTCGTCGGTCGCGGCCGCCGTGCTGATCGAGCGGGGCTTCGACGTGGTCGGCATGTCCATGGAGATGTCCGGCTGCTCCGCCCGCGACAGGATGGACGCGAAAGAGGTCTGCGGGCGCCTCTCGATACCCCACTTCGCCGTCGACGTGAGGGAAGATTTCAGGCGCGAGGTCATGGCCCCGTTCGTCGCCGAGTACGCGGCGGGCCGCACGCCGTCCCCTTGCGCCCTCTGCAATGCGCTGATCAAATTCCCGGCCCTGATGCGCGAGGCGGACCGGCTCGGCGCCCCGCTCGTGGCCACCGGCCACTACGCGCGGGTCGCGGAGCGCGGCGGCCGCTTTCGCCTCCTGCGCGCGCGCGATCCGAAGAAGGACCAGTCGTACTTCCTCTTCCGCGCGGGGCAGCCCGCGCTCTCCCGCCTCCTCCTCCCGCTCGGCGACATGCGCAAGGACGGGGTGAGGCTGATGGCGCGCGAGCTGGGCTTCAAAATAGCGGGCAAGCGCGAGAGCCAGGAGGTCTGCTTCGCGCCGGACGGCGACTACGCGGCGTTCGTGGAGTCGTGGGAGGGGGCGCCGCTCGCAGGTCCGGGGGAGTTCGTCGACGCCTCGGGACGCACGCTAGGCGTCCACCGCGGCATACACCGCTACACGGTCGGCCAGCGCAGGGGGATCGGCTTCGGCGGCGGGGCGAGGCGATACGTGACCGCGATCGACGCGGCGGCCAACCGCGTGGTCCTGGGCCCCGACGGGGCGCTCATGAGGCGCGAGATCGCGCTCTCGGGCGTGACGTGGGCGGCGGGCGCTCCCGCCTCCGCGTGCACGGCGACGGTGAAGATCCGCTCCACGCACCGGGGCGCGGCCGCCCGCATCGAGCCGCTCCCGGGGGGCGATCTCCGCGTCATCTTCGAGAGCCCTGTGCGCGCCGCGGCAGCGGGACAGGCGGCGGTGATCTACGACGGGGACGAGGTCGCAGGCGGAGGGTGGATCGAGTGA